The following is a genomic window from Syntrophales bacterium.
CAGCTCGTTCCGATAGGTTTCGGCGTCCTTCTCCCGATCCACGTATGCCGAAAGCGACATTTTGAGCCCCGGGCGTTCGCCAAGTCCCTTGGCCAGCGATGCGAGCTTCTGCTCCTCTGCCGGTTGCAGGAAAGGGGTTCCGGGCGAGAATCCGACCACGCTGAGATCGCTGCCTCCGCCGAAGAGGGAGGAGAGCAGCGAGAAGGGGGCGGTGACGGCCTTCACAAGCAGATTTTTGATGACCTGGAAGACGATGTCCCAGATATTGAATTGAGGATCATCGATCTGTCCCATAACCGGGACATCCAGGTGGATCTCTCCGTGCCGGTCCTTCAGAAGGGCTATCCCGAGCTTGACGGGCAGGCTCGTGGCCTTGTCGCTTTTTACCGGGTCGCCAAAGGTGAACTGATCGACCATGATTTTGTTCTCGGAGAGAAGTTTTTTGTTTTCGATATGGTACTTAAGGTCGAGAAAGAGCTTTCCCTGTTTGAGGATATATCCAAGATAGGTTTCGGCGTAGGGACTCAGCGGCGACAGGTCGATGTCCGTGAACGAGAGCTTGAGGTCAACGAAGAGATCCTCTCGCAGGGGGTTGATCTTGCCGGTGATCGTCATTGGGGAGCGGTTTTCCAGATTGCCGCGCAGGTCAACGTCGGCCAAAAGCGAGGCCTCGGACGAAAGGCCGCTGATCCGCCCGCCCAGATTGTAAAAGGTCGTTTCAAAATCGTTGGAGAGGTGCTTGTCGGTAAACGCGATGGTCCCGTCAAGGATCGTGACATTGCCGATGCGGACGGCTGGTGGCGCCTTTGGGCCGGCTTCGGCGGGGGAATCGGGCACAGTCGAAGGAGAGGCCTTCTGAGCTTCAGTCGCCGTTGCGGGGCTTGACCCTGGTTTGGCCGCTCCACCCTCCTTTTCCTCTTTCCGGGTCAGGTTCTGCAGGTTGAGGGTTCCGTCTTTGCGGATGATGATGCGTGAATAGACCTCATTGAGCGAAACCTCACCGATTTCCAGACGAAGCGGCTTGATATCCCCGTCGATCCCGTCGAGTTGCAGCCGCTTCCACTTCAGCAAATCTTCCTCTTCGACGGCATCGACCATGTGAAAGGAGCTGAGACCGGCTTTCCCCTTGAAGCTCCCCGTCGCCGCCCCGTCTTTCAGTGCGACGTCCAGATTCAGGGTCGCATCCAACAGGCCGCCGAGGATCAGGAAGTTCAGGTTCCCGGGGTAATAGGCCTCAAAATCGCGAATCGGCAGGCGGCCGATCCGCAGATCTCCCCGGTAACTAAAGGGAGACGGGGTGAGAGCGCCCCCTGCCTGGATGGGAGTTTCCTTTCCGAAGAGCGAAGCAAAACGGAATTGGGCTGGCTTCGGCGTGGGGCCGCTCAGGTCTGATAGAGAAAGCGTTGTGTCGCGCAACGTGAAACGTGGTTTTTTCGGGTGGGTCTTGTCGGTAACGGCGATATTGAAGCGGTCGAGTTCGATGCGCTTTATTTGATATTCGATGGGTTTGGCTGCTGTCTGTTTTGCCGGAGCTGTCTGTCTTGCAGGCGCCGCGACGGTCGCTTTCGCCGGTTGTTTTGTTGCCTGCGAAAGCAGCAGCGATTGGGTGGAGAGCTTCCCGTCGGCCTCGAGGGAGAGGGAGACATTTCCCTGGGAGAGCCGAAGCTGGTCGATCGCCAGACGGTTGGTTTTCTGGCTGAAACTTGCGCCAGTCACCGCCAGACGCGCCATGTCTATCCCCTCGCCTTTTCCGTACCTTGCGGAGAAATCCTTGACGGTGAGACTGCCCTTTTCGGCTGTCAGCCCGTTTTTTCCGCTGAAGGCGACCTCGCCTGACAGGTCAACCACCCCTTTAAGCGGCGCCGTCAGATAACCGGCCAGATAGGGCCACCCTTTTTGCAGTGGGAGTCCCGTCAACTGGACGGAGGCCTTGGCGGCCGGCTCGACGATGGTGAAACTGCCCTGGGTGGCTAAGCGAATCTGCCGGTCCACCAGCAGCGAGAGGTCGTATTGTCCGATTTGTTCAGGGCGATTGCCAACGTTTTTCAGGGCCAGTGCGAGCTCCTCCACGGAGGCCTTGAATCCACCCTGGGGAAGCTCGTCACGGAAATGGATACGGCCGTTTTGGAGCGCCAGTGAAGCGATGAAGACGGAGGGTGATTGAGCCTTGCCGTCACTGCCCGTGACCGTCCGCGTTGGAACAACGGAAGGCGCCCTGGCGGAAACGGGCGGCGGCGGGACCCGGTCTTTTAGCGAGTGTTTTCCTGCCGACACGGTTGCCGCTTTTTCCGGCTCGGGGTTGAGCAGACGTGCGAACATCCATTCGCCCCGCCGGTCGCGGCTTACGAACAGCTCCATTCCGGTAAGCGTGATCGCCTCGACGTCAAACAGGCCGGCAAAGGGCTCAAGACGGGACGTTTTGATCTCCAGCGAGGGGAGCTTGAGCAGCGGCTGCCCCGTTTTCAGGTTAAGGTCAAGGGCGTCAAGGCGGGCGAGGCCTTTGACGCTGAGTTCCGGGTTGCGGTCGGCAGCTTGCCGGTAAAGGATATCCGCATCGATGGTCAGTTTGCCCGAGGCCAGTTCGACCGGCGGCGCCTGCGGGACATAAGCCAGAAGCTCCGGCAGGCTGAACTGCTGAAGGGCGATGTGGACGGAACTTTCCAGGTCCTTGCTGAAGAGTTTGACCTTGGCCGTGACGACAAGGGGTGCGCCGTTGACGAGAGCGGAGATGCGGGGGACAGCCTCCCTGTCTGCCTCGGCCGGAATGCTGCTGAGCCAGGGGAGGGCAATTTCCAGGTTGTGGATGCTGTGCTTCCGCCCGCCCGCGACGATGCGGTCATCCAGAACCAGTGATCCGCCCGTCAGTTGGAAGCGATTCAGAACGAAGGGAAAAACTCCGGCTGATTTCGGGTTTTCCTCTTTTTTCTGGCGCTCCACGATTTCTGAAAAATTGAAGCTGTTAGCGCCTGTACGAATGATCCGGAGCGACGGGGATTCGATAAATACCTCGGAAAGCACCAGGGTGCGCCGGTAAATGGAGGTCGGGCTGACCGAGATGCGAAGGGCGCCGACGGATAGGAAGGGGCCGCCGCCCTTTTCTTCAACGGCAAAACCTCGTACAGCGGCAGTGAGGGTCAAGGGGTTTAGAGAGACCCTTTCTATCCGCACGTTGCGTCCGGTCGCCTCCCGCAGGAGCTCGACGGCCTTGTTTTTGATTAAAACCGGCAGGGCGGCGGCCATGAAGATTAACAAAGCGGCCAAGGCTCCGATGGCGAGCAGCGTGATTTTCTTCCACTTGGTCATGCGCATCTCCACTTTCGCCGCAAACGGCCAGCTTTTCAGGGCCGCCCCTTTCTCCGGGGGTAAGGGGGGCGTTACGTTTCTACCTGGTAAAAACCTTCTTCAAGAGATCGGTGGTTCGGGCAACGGGATTGGTTCGTATTTTAGTTTTTTCCTCGGCGATCATGTGAAACAGGTCATCCAGTTATTAGAACCAAAGCAGAAAAATGCCTCTATCAAAATTACCTGAAGGTATCCTATTCATAATCACTCAAAAAATCAAGCGGCATGCGGCAATGGAAGGGTAATTTATTCTGCATGCAAGTGCCAGTTCGAGCCCTTTTCCTTGCGGTCCCGCATAAATTATGACAGGATGCGCCGCCGTGGAGGAAGGATGGAGAGCTTTAAGCTTGTCAGCGAATTCAAGCCGCAGGGGGATCAGCCGCAGGCGATTGCGGGACTGGTTGCCGGTTTGGAGAAGGGCGCCCCGCACCAGGTTCTGCTCGGAGTCACCGGTTCCGGGAAGACGTTCACGATGGCCAATGTGATCGCCGCGGTTAATCGCCCCGCCCTGGTTATCGCCCATAACAAGACCCTGGCCGCCCAGCTCTACGGCGAGTTCAAGTCGCTCTTCCCGGAAAACGCCGTCGGCTATTTCGTCAGTTATTACGATTACTACCAGCCGGAGGCCTACATCCCCAGCACGGACACCTACATCGAGAAGGACTCGGCGATTAACGACGAGATCGACAAGCTTCGGCATGCGGCGACGCACATTCTGCTGGAACGGCGGGATGTCATTATTGTCGCCAGCGTCTCGTGCATCTACGGCATCGGCTCCCCCGAGGCGTACCAGGGAATGCTTTTAATGATCGAAGAGGGGATGGAGATCATGC
Proteins encoded in this region:
- a CDS encoding DUF748 domain-containing protein — translated: MLIFMAAALPVLIKNKAVELLREATGRNVRIERVSLNPLTLTAAVRGFAVEEKGGGPFLSVGALRISVSPTSIYRRTLVLSEVFIESPSLRIIRTGANSFNFSEIVERQKKEENPKSAGVFPFVLNRFQLTGGSLVLDDRIVAGGRKHSIHNLEIALPWLSSIPAEADREAVPRISALVNGAPLVVTAKVKLFSKDLESSVHIALQQFSLPELLAYVPQAPPVELASGKLTIDADILYRQAADRNPELSVKGLARLDALDLNLKTGQPLLKLPSLEIKTSRLEPFAGLFDVEAITLTGMELFVSRDRRGEWMFARLLNPEPEKAATVSAGKHSLKDRVPPPPVSARAPSVVPTRTVTGSDGKAQSPSVFIASLALQNGRIHFRDELPQGGFKASVEELALALKNVGNRPEQIGQYDLSLLVDRQIRLATQGSFTIVEPAAKASVQLTGLPLQKGWPYLAGYLTAPLKGVVDLSGEVAFSGKNGLTAEKGSLTVKDFSARYGKGEGIDMARLAVTGASFSQKTNRLAIDQLRLSQGNVSLSLEADGKLSTQSLLLSQATKQPAKATVAAPARQTAPAKQTAAKPIEYQIKRIELDRFNIAVTDKTHPKKPRFTLRDTTLSLSDLSGPTPKPAQFRFASLFGKETPIQAGGALTPSPFSYRGDLRIGRLPIRDFEAYYPGNLNFLILGGLLDATLNLDVALKDGAATGSFKGKAGLSSFHMVDAVEEEDLLKWKRLQLDGIDGDIKPLRLEIGEVSLNEVYSRIIIRKDGTLNLQNLTRKEEKEGGAAKPGSSPATATEAQKASPSTVPDSPAEAGPKAPPAVRIGNVTILDGTIAFTDKHLSNDFETTFYNLGGRISGLSSEASLLADVDLRGNLENRSPMTITGKINPLREDLFVDLKLSFTDIDLSPLSPYAETYLGYILKQGKLFLDLKYHIENKKLLSENKIMVDQFTFGDPVKSDKATSLPVKLGIALLKDRHGEIHLDVPVMGQIDDPQFNIWDIVFQVIKNLLVKAVTAPFSLLSSLFGGGSDLSVVGFSPGTPFLQPAEEQKLASLAKGLGERPGLKMSLSAYVDREKDAETYRNELLNRKIKREKILALARDRQSTATEDAEAPPLSPEEYSIYLRAVYAKEKFPKPRNALGLEIKLPDAEMVKLILANTKVEKDELENLARERAEAVMRFLIQQGKIPAERIFQKKDDIFKPPEKNDTPQSRVELNAITP